Proteins from a single region of Meiothermus cerbereus DSM 11376:
- a CDS encoding CAP domain-containing protein has protein sequence MKRLCWLLIALGFPAFAQPAARLEEQVLSLLNEARARGVACRGGGGGYSLPPLRYEATLAQAAKSHALNMGRYGFMSHYFRGVGPRVRVARAGYGYLRMSEIIFRGRSSDPARAVRWWLRSPVHCRAIMNPHYTEAGAGLSKAGHAWAVVLAQPR, from the coding sequence TCGCATTGGGTTTTCCCGCCTTTGCGCAGCCTGCCGCCCGGCTGGAGGAGCAAGTTCTCTCGCTTCTGAACGAAGCCCGGGCCAGGGGTGTGGCCTGCCGTGGGGGTGGGGGTGGGTATAGCCTCCCGCCTTTGCGCTACGAGGCAACCCTGGCTCAAGCTGCCAAAAGCCATGCCCTCAATATGGGGCGCTATGGCTTCATGTCGCACTATTTTAGAGGGGTGGGGCCACGGGTGCGGGTCGCCAGGGCTGGCTATGGCTATTTACGCATGTCGGAGATTATCTTCAGGGGCCGCAGCAGCGACCCGGCTCGGGCCGTGCGCTGGTGGCTGCGTTCGCCGGTGCACTGCCGGGCGATCATGAACCCCCACTACACCGAAGCAGGCGCGGGGCTCTCGAAAGCTGGTCATGCCTGGGCGGTGGTGCTGGCCCAGCCGCGCTAG